The following are encoded in a window of Alosa sapidissima isolate fAloSap1 chromosome 10, fAloSap1.pri, whole genome shotgun sequence genomic DNA:
- the arhgap33 gene encoding rho GTPase-activating protein 33 isoform X3, with amino-acid sequence MQLTLPARSTDNLDSSGEPTTRSVGTTANLKGKMSKRLSVVKGHFPKLADCAHFHYDNVDFASIELQFANEQNDASWTTGATKDLVFLVQVSCQGKTWMVRRSYEEFCTLDAHLHQCIYDRRYSQLLALPPLAELGDKVEIFTPLLSEYLSRLSMIVDNKLNCGPVLTWMEIDNHGNRFMLKEEASLNVPAIAAAHVIKRYTAQASDEISIEVGDILSVIDMPPKEDTSWWRGKHGFQVGFFPSECVELISEKLHQTVSAPASKLEVDGVPTKAGAVSAAGPPSPTSVSKKHGKLMGFLRTFMKSRPTKQKLKQRGILKERVFGCDLGEHLLNSGLDVPQVLRTCSEFIEKHGIVDGIYRHSGVSSNIQKLRHEFDSENVPDLTKEVYMQDIHCVGSLCKLYFRELPNPLLTYQLYDKFADCMGEMTDDERMVKVHDVIQQLPPPHYRTLEFLIKHLARLATFSEETNMHVKNLAIVWAPNLLRSMEIEAVGLSGADPFKEVRIQSVVVEFLLSHVDVLFSDTFTSVGRFSAGRQSLTRPKSFVSTRLLSLEEAQARTQAPLLLQGAPLPFQGQFHTVLDLPEERRKRRMKVRKASGGSWKTFFAIGKPAGSGRRKPMRISSLFQPATSHAGCRVDSVTLRSAKSEESLSSQHSGAGAGPGKLQRLRRPRSSSDGLSLAASVDPQLVPQRPPSRLPSSRSYDSLLPEERRRAAAEEEDEAEEDDEDEEEDEEEGVYMMADFSQDPAASWMAEDVIDFSPTFLEDGGPVGLGGGAAAPVPGGRESPPAATPPPYRCLSHQSHAHAGSQRSITEDPDSVLNQSEAGPRRSLILAATAPQTQVYCQHRPSATGPASGPAESSGSPSHSHTPSAAAGSAPPAQAPQERRSFTRKMVHALSPKVPKSPPLDISDPIAISVPAKVLEMIGGRAGELQPVAQGGGPSQPPQMISMLLRSCDFQLTESCQQEISSKLGPEAKTKGPSIMGPTGVPLPAQQPPPPPPKNPARLMALALAESANKALRQGASPPYRPPQAKAPSDTADLRFQRSLSADASELHSSDPNQLYSTVRPLSVWMAEANDTAAAEPTDRPGQEQEPRSPPGQDTGTLSSTTSVSDSGASNSELSAGSSSGDGDQTPSPIYKNQQLSPSAQAGPSSSKHSPSASSDAPPQRKPPAYSRQFSAPHLQQPQRSPGGLSKPTAQPPNPPHSQLLHSRSESSPLAQVRAFQPTRPKVPPKPLDLAPQRAPLSRADRQDYSRRSLDAGRVRRMMSQPQGNPSGLSRAYSERVAGTSDLLARYHAARAAGLPLPPPPPLQQQQQQQPPPPAYIRPVPSSSEDPGVVENFYYEIAAPEHPQAPPSYARHSYMNMRLDVEGNYRPAPNDPALNQRTVSRGHHHHHHHHPQAPSGGGPGGRAPQLWSAEATRAWAAAHSHSYSFSHGHSHQQQQRSALDGHGPRPQRQASSSVRLPRNELHPIPLSPAAAGIPLSVHQRNSQRSQASGDLAASQLHPYFENGKVCYRYVETPKTEEPPAALASSQHGVAKALHPQTTQPSPTQTPKPPPSKEHAQSQPEPVYVNFPFATPQNAAAGTKGWLTTDLDGDASQVSEPLAPPPEPPPEEEQESPHHAPQQDGPSHNVDSPCHSGLALDSRSLDIPQSASSELAAASHFRSRSDPQNSSGEKSQGPSQCLSGKEIASLLIEKLAEEESEAGACTVASSSTSSSPRVEHPPNPYAGQQQAQLQHQQPPPAYNVYTPAPTRHSSLRDPSAAFHRQDPLRRSSGGQYRQAFDVMPSGDQVLKYYRSQDFMPGSQGEALTANPYPPRTHYPDAAYQHRGPQELRPPYPGSPHAATPPSAAFSNLALGTPRGYANQPGGFQYSQYPVQPSPQYPPRRDVVLDPSLRPPPTYRNQRGLARQGSLPGPNWTIHTEGQTRSYC; translated from the exons ATGCAGCTGACTTTGCCG GCTCGGAGCACCGATAATCTGGACAGTTCCGGGGAGCCCACTACCCGCTCTGTGGGCACCACTGCCAACTTGAAGGGGAAGATGAGCAAGAG GCTGTCCGTTGTGAAAGGCCACTTCCCCAAGCTTGCCGACTGTGCCCACTTCCATTACGACAATGTCGACTTCGCTTCCATTGAG TTGCAGTTTGCGAATGAGCAGAACGATGCCAGCTGGACGACGGGCGCAACCAAAGACCTGGTCTTCCTTGTGCAGGTGTCTTGCCAG GGCAAGACGTGGATGGTCCGGCGGTCATACGAGGAGTTCTGCACGCTGGACGCCCACCTGCACCAGTGCATCTACGACCGCCGCTACTCCCAGCTGCTGGCCCTGCCGCCGCTTGCCGAGCTCGGAGACAAGGTGGAG ATCTTCACCCCACTGTTGTCAGAGTACCTGAGTCGTCTCTCTATGATTGTGGacaacaagctgaactgtgGGCCTGTGCTCACCTGGATGGAG ATTGACAACCACGGCAACAGATTTATGCTGAAAGAAGAGGCCTCACTGAATGTCCCTGCCATCGCTGCCGCACACGTCATCAAGCGCTATACCGCCCAGGCCAGCGACGAGATCTCCATTGAG GTGGGAGACATCTTATCTGTGATAGACATGCCACCCAAGGAGGACACCAGCTGGTGGAGAGGCAAACATGGCTTTCAG GTTGGCTTCTTTCCCAGTGAGTGTGTGGAGCTGATCAGTGAGAAGCTGCACCAGACTGTTAGCGCTCCTGCCTCAAAACTAG AGGTAGACGGAGTCCCTACCAAGGCGGGGGCCGTCAGTGCTGCGGGACCCCCCTCTCCTACATCAG TGTCCAAGAAGCACGGCAAGCTGATGGGTTTTCTGAGGACCTTCATGAAGTCGCGGCCCACCAAACAGAAGCTGAAGCAGCGTGGCATTCTCAAGGAGCGCGTGTTCGGCTGCGACCTCGGAGAGCACCTGCTCAACTCTGGACTAGATG TTCCACAGGTGCTGAGAACCTGCTCCGAGTTCATAGAGAAGCATGGCATTGTGGATGGCATCTACAGACACTCTGGAGTCTCCTCCAACATCCAGAAGCTCAG GCATGAGTTTGACAGCGAGAACGTGCCGGACCTGACGAAAGAAGTCTACATGCAGGACATCCACTGCGTGGGCTCCCTGTGTAAGCTGTACTTCAGGGAGCTGCCCAACCCACTGCTCACCTACCAACTCTACGACAAGTTCGCA GACTGCATGGGAGAGATGACCGACGACGAACGCATGGTGAAGGTTCATGACGTCATTCAGCAGCTGCCCCCTCCTCactacag GACGCTGGAGTTTCTCATCAAACACCTGGCCCGGCTGGCCACCTTCAGTGAAGAGACCAACATGCACGTCAAGAACCTGGCCATAGTGTGGGCCCCCAACCTGCTGAG GTCCATGGAGATCGAAGCGGTGGGTTTGAGTGGTGCTGATCCGTTTAAGGAGGTCCGCATCCAgtcggtggtggtggagttccTCCTGTCTCACGTGGACGTGCTGTTCAGCGACACCTTCACCTCGGTGGGGCGCTTCAGCGCAG GACGGCAGTCTCTGACCAGGCCGAAGTCGTTTGTGTCCACGCGGCTGCTGTCTCTGGAGGAGGCCCAGGCTCGCACACAGGCACCGCTGCTCCTGCAGGGGGCGCCGCTGCCCTTCCAGGGCCAGTTCCACACTGTTCTCGACCTCCCAGAGGAAAG gaggaagaggaggatgaaggtgCGCAAGGCGTCTGGAGGAAGCTGGAAGACATTCTTTGCCATTGGGAAACCAGCAGGGTCAGGACGACGCAAGCCCATGAGGATCAGCTCCCTGTTCCAGCCGGCCACCTCTCACGCAG GGTGCCGTGTGGATAGCGTCACGCTGCGTTCGGCCAAGAGTGAGGAGTCTCTGTCGTCCCAGCACAGTGGAGCAGGAGCAG GTCCAGGCAAGCTGCAGCGTCTGCGTCGCCCCCGCTCCAGCAGCGACGGCCTCTCTCTGGCCGCCTCCGTGGACCCCCAGCTGGTCCCCCAGCGGCCCCCCTCCCGTCTGCCCAGCAGCCGCTCCTACGACAGCCTGCTGCCCGAGGAGCGCCGTCGCGCCGCCgccgaggaggaggatgaggcggaggaggacgacgaagacgaggaggaggacgaggaggagggcgTCTACATGATGGCCGACTTCTCCCAGGACCCGGCCGCCTCCTGGATGGCCGAGGACGTCATCGACTTCAGCCCGACCTTCCTGGAGGACGGTGGGCCGGTGGGGTTGGGCGGCGGTGCCGCAGCACCGGTCCCCGGGGGCAGGGAGTCCCCTCCGGCCGCCACACCCCCGCCCTACCGCTGCCTCAGCCACCAGAGCCATGCCCACGCCGGCAGCCAGCGCTCCATCACCGAGGACCCGGACTCGGTGCTCAACCAATCAGAGGCCGGCCCGCGCAGGAGCCTGATCCTGGCCGCCACGGCCCCTCAGACGCAGGTGTACTGCCAGCACCGGCCCTCCGCCACAGGCCCTGCCTCTGGGCCCGCAGAGTCCAGCGGGAGCCCCTCCCACAGCCACACCCCCTCCGCTGCTGCAGGCTCCGCCCCCCCGGCCCAAGCCCCTCAGGAGAGGCGCTCGTTCACGCGGAAGATGGTGCACGCTCTCTCGCCCAAAGTCCCCAAATCGCCCCCACTGGACATTTCCGACCCCATCGCCATCAGCGTGCCAGCTAAG GTCCTGGAGATGATTGGCGGCCGGGCTGGCGAGCTGCAGCCCGTGGCTCAGGGAGGCGGGCCCTCCCAGCCCCCCCAGATGATCTCCATGCTGCTGCGGTCATGTGACTTCCAGCTGACGGAGAGCTGCCAGCAGGAGATCAGCAGCAAGCTGGGCCCCGAGGCCAAGACCAAGGGCCCCA GCATCATGGGACCCACTGGCGTGCCTTTGCCCGCTCagcagccccctccccccccacccaaaaaCCCTGCACGCCTCATGGCTCTCGCTCTGGCCGAGAGCGCCAACAAAGCCCTGCGCCAGGGCGCTTCACCCCCCTACCGCCCCCCGCAGGCCAAAGCGCCCTCCGACACCGCTGACCTGCGCTTCCAAAGGTCACTGTCGGCAGACGCGAGCGAGCTGCACTCCTCCGACCCTAACCAGCTGTACTCGACTGTGAGGCCCCTGTCCGTGTGGATGGCCGAGGCCAACGACACGGCTGCAGCGGAGCCCACAGACAGGCCTGGGCAGGAGCAGGAACCGAGGTCTCCCCcgggacag GACACAGGGACCCTCTCGTCCACTACCTCGGTGTCGGACTCGGGGGCGTCCAACTCGGAGCTGTCTGCTGGGAGCTCGTCTGGAGATGGAGACCAGACCCCCAGCCCCATCTACAAGAACCAGCAGCTCTCGCCCTCAGCCCAGGCTGGCCCTTCCTCCTCCAAACACAGCCCTTCCGCCTCCTCCGACGCCCCCCCTCAGAGGAAGCCCCCGGCGTACTCCCGCCAGTTCTCTGCCCCACACCTCCAGCAGCCGCAGAGGTCACCTGGGGGGCTCTCCAAGCCCACCGCTCAGCCTCCCAACCCACCACACTCCCAGCTCCTGCACTCGCGCTCCGAGAGCTCCCCTCTGGCCCAGGTCCGTGCCTTCCAGCCCACTCGCCCCAAAGTGCCCCCCAAGCCCCTGGACCTGGCCCCGCAGCGGGCGCCGCTCTCCAGGGCTGACCGGCAGGACTACTCCCGGCGCTCCTTGGACGCGGGCCGCGTCCGCCGCATGATGAGCCAGCCGCAGGGCAACCCGTCGGGCCTGTCCCGGGCCTATTCCGAACGGGTCGCCGGCACCTCTGACCTGCTGGCCCGCTACCACGCGGCCAGAGCGGCCGGGCTGCCCTTGCCGCCTCCTCCaccgctgcagcagcagcagcagcagcagccgccccCTCCTGCCTACATCCGCCCGGTGCCGTCCTCCTCCGAGGACCCAGGCGTGGTGGAGAACTTCTATTACGAGATCGCGGCCCCCGAGCACCCGCAGGCTCCCCCGAGCTACGCTCGCCACAGCTACATGAACATGCGGCTGGACGTGGAGGGGAACTACCGGCCGGCGCCCAACGACCCAGCACTGAACCAGAGGACAGTGTCTAGaggacaccaccaccaccaccaccaccaccctcaggCCCCCAGCGGCGGCGGTCCCGGCGGACGGGCACCACAGCTGTGGTCAGCGGAAGCCACCCGGGCGTGGGCCGCAGCGCACTCCCACTCCTACTCCTTCTCCCACGGGCACtcgcaccagcagcagcagcggtctGCTCTGGACGGGCATGGCCCGCGACCGCAGCGGCAGGCCTCGTCCTCGGTGCGGCTCCCTCGCAACGAGCTGCACCCCATCCCCCTCAGCCCCGCGGCCGCCGGGATCCCCCTGTCCGTGCACCAGCGCAACTCCCAGCGCTCCCAGGCGTCGGGCGACCTCGCCGCCTCCCAGCTGCACCCGTACTTCGAGAACGGCAAGGTGTGCTACCGCTACGTGGAGACCCCGAAAACGGAGGAGCCGCCGGCCGCCTTGGCCTCTTCTCAGCACGGCGTGGCCAAAGCGCTCCACCCGCAGACGACTCAGCCCTCCCCCACGCAGACTCCCAAACCACCCCCCTCCAAGGAGCACGCTCAGTCCCAGCCAGAGCCTGTTTACGTCAACTTCCCTTTCGCCACTCCCCAGAATGCCGCAGCTGGCACCAAGGGCTGGTTGACCACCGACTTAGACGGCGACGCCTCTCAGGTGTCCGAACCTCTGGCCCCTCCTCCCGAGCCCCCgccagaggaggagcaggagtcGCCACACCACGCCCCTCAGCAGGATGGCCCCTCCCACAACGTGGACAGTCCCTGCCACAGCGGCTTGGCACTGGACTCCCGCTCACTGGACATTCCACAGTCCGCCTCGTCGGAATTGGCGGCTGCCTCCCACTTCCGGAGCCGCTCGGATCCGCAGAATTCCAGCGGCGAGAAAAGCCAGGGTCCGAGTCAGTGCCTGAGCGGGAAGGAGATCGCCTCTCTGCTGATCGAGAAACTGGCGGAAGAGGAGAGCGAAGCGGGCGCTTGCACGGTCGCGTCGTCCTCGACCTCGTCCTCTCCGCGTGTCGAGCACCCGCCCAACCCGTATGCCGGTCAGCAGCAGGCCCAGCTGCAGCATCAGCAGCCTCCTCCGGCCTACAACGTCTACACTCCGGCGCCGACCCGCCATAGCTCGCTCCGGGATCCGTCAGCGGCCTTCCACCGCCAGGACCCCTTGCGCAGGTCCTCCGGGGGTCAGTACCGGCAGGCCTTCGACGTCATGCCATCTGGCGACCAGGTCCTGAAGTACTACCGCAGTCAGGACTTCATGCCCGGCTCCCAGGGTGAGGCCCTGACCGCTAACCCCTACCCCCCACGGACTCACTATCCAGACGCGGCCTACCAACACCGCGGCCCCCAGGAGCTGCGCCCTCCATACCCGGGCTCCCCACACGCTGCCACGCCGCCCTCCGCAGCCTTCTCCAACCTGGCCCTGGGCACTCCACGAGGGTACGCCAACCAACCCGGGGGCTTCCAGTACAGCCAGTATCCGGTCCAGCCCAGTCCGCAGTACCCCCCGCGGCGGGATGTGGTGCTGGACCCGTCGCTCCGACCCCCTCCGACCTATCGCAACCAGAGGGGACTGGCCAGACAAGGCAGCCTGCCGGGACCCAATTGGACCATCCACACCGAGGGCCAAACCAGGAGCTACTGCTGA